The following nucleotide sequence is from Mycobacterium sp. Z3061.
GCGTTCGTAGTTTCGTAACAGACCCTCGAGCAGCGCCGACGGCGGAAACTTCGGGGCGGTGCCGAATCCGCCGTGCACGACGTCCTGATCCCGCAGCACGGCGGCGACGGCGTCGTCACACAAGCCGGGCACGATCGCCGGCCCACCGCCCGGCAGCCCTGACGCCATCGAGCGCAATTCGCCGGCGATGTGGTCGGAGGCCTCCTCCACCTCGGCGCGCCGTCGCGTCCACGTCTCGTTGATCGCCGAAAGCAGTTGCAGAAAAGCATCTTTGGGGTAGTAGGTACCGCAGAAGAACGGTCGCCCGTCCGGGGTGAGGAAGCACGTCATCGGCCAGCCACCCTGCCCGGTGAGCGCGACGGTGGCGTTCATGTAGACCGAGTCGATGTCCGGGCGCTCTTCGCGGTCCACCTTGATGCAGACGAACCCGGCGTTCATGGCCGCGGCCACCTCGTCGTCCTCGAACGATTCGTGTGCCATCACGTGGCACCAGTGGCAGGCGGCGTAACCGATGGACAGCAGCACCGGCACGTCACGCGCAGCGGCCTCGGCGAGTGCTTGCGGACCCCACTGCTGCCAGTGCACCGGGTTGTCGGCGTGCTGGCGCAGGTAGGGGCTGGTGGCCTGGCCGAGTGTGTTCGTCCCGGGCAGGTCAGCCGGGCTCATGGGCCGAGCCCGGAGGCCGGTTGCTGTCAGCGTCGGTGTCCGGAGGCTCGACCGTGTCGGTGCCTTCATCGGCGGCCTGATCCGGCTCGGGGTGCTGGCGATCGAAGGACTCCGGGACCTTCTTCAGCTGCCTGTTCATCGAACGGACCAGGAACACGGTGGCGACGATGAGCAGCACGACCACCACCAGCCCCAGGGGACTGGCCTTGCCGAAATCCGGTCCGTTGTTCTTCGGGCCGGCAGCGATCACGGTGAGCAGAAAGTGGTTCACGGCTCGAAGATCCCCTCGAACAGATCGGTCTCCGGTATGCGGGCCGGCACCCGCGAGCGGGCCAGCTCGAACTCTTCAGTCGGCCACAGCCGCTCCTGCCACTCGATCGGCGCGGCGAAGAACTCTGCGTTCGGATCGATCTGGGTGGCATGGGCGATGAGGGCATCGTCGCGTTGACCGAAATACGCCGAGCACTCCACGCGGGTGGTCACCCGCTTCTCGAAGTGATCGTTCTCCGGCAGCCAGTGCGTCAGCCACTTCTCGAACGGACCCTCCTGGCCGTTCTTGGCGAATTCGTCCTGCAGCAGCTGCATCCGCGCCCGCAGGAAACCGTGCACGTAATACAGCTTGGACACCGACCACGGCTCCCCGGCGTCGGGGAACCGTCGATAATCGCCCGCCGCTTCGTAGGCGCTGACGGATACCTCGTGGCAGCGGATGTGGTCGGGGTGCGGGTAGCCGCCGTTCTCGTCGTAGGTGATCATCACGTGCGGCTGAAACTCCCTGACCACCCGCACCAGCGCTTCGGTGGACTCTTCCAACGGCACCAGGGCGAAGCAGCCCTCAGGTAGGGGCGGCGGCGGGTCGCCCTTGGGCAGGCCGGAGTCGATGAAGCCCAGCCAGTGGTGTTCGACGCCGAGGATCTCGGCGGCCTTGGCCATCTCGTCCCGGCGAATTTCGTGAATATGTCCGTGCACGTCGGGAAGGTCCATCGCCGGGTTCAGGATCTCACCGCGTTCGCCGCCGGTCAGCGTCACCACCATCACCCGGTGGCCCTCATCGGCATAGCGCGCCAGCGTCGCGGCCCCCTTGCTGGATTCGTCGTCGGGGTGGGCGTGCACCGCCATCAATCGCAGTTTGCTCACGAGCTCCCTTGCATCTGTTCTTCCGAGTCCGTCCATTGGCCGCCCACCGACCGTGTGAGTGCCCCCTATACTTCCAGTTCTCCTGTACCCCACAACTCCCGAGGGCATGACTGAGCACTTGACCGAGGATTCCTTCGCCCGGCCCGAGGCACGCTACGGACGTGATCGGCTGTCGCGGAAAACGCGGCGCCGCGTCGTCATCGGCCTGACCGTACTGGTCCTGGCGGCGGGAGTCGGCATCGCGATCGTCGCTTACCGGCAAATCGGCTCCGGCCCGGTCAAAGGCACCCTGGCCGGCTACGAGGTGATCGATGACCAGACGGCGTCGGTGACCATCAGCGTGTACCGCAGCGACCCGTCGCGGCCGGTCGACTGCATCGTGCGGATCAGGTCTAAAGACGGCAGCGAGACGGGCCGCCGCGAAGTGCTGGTGCCCCCGGCCGGCCAGAACACCGTGCAGGTGACCACAACGCTCAAATCGAGCAAGCCGCCGGCGATGGCGGACGTGTACGGCTGCGGCGCGGACGTGCCCGGCTATCTGCGGTCTCAGTGAGCGGGTAGCAAAACGCCGAACTGCGGATATGTCAGTCATCTACCGTTTGCGCGGTGGTAACATGGATGAATGCACGGTCCTGCTTGGGACCGTGTATTGCTGCATTAGAGGCCGTGAGCAGAGCGGAGTTGCAGCACCCGGGGTGGGGACCCGCACACGCCCAACATCGGGACCACAGCTTGCGCGGAACAACAAGTACAAGGAGCGCCACGAGATGACGGACACTCAGGTGACCTGGTTGACCCAGGAGTCACATGACCGACTCAAGGCCGAGCTCGACCAGTTGATCGCCAATCGCCCGATCATCGCCGCCGAGATCAACGACCGTCGCGAAGAGGGCGACCTACGCGAGAACGGCGGATACCACGCCGCCCGCGAGGAGCAGGGCCAGCAGGAGGCCCGTATCCGCCAGCTGCAGGACCTGCTCAACAACGCCAAGGTCGGTGAGGCGCCCAAGCAGTCCGGCGTCGCGCTGCCGGGTTCGGTGGTGAAGGTCTACTACAACGGCGACGAGGACGACAGCGAGACCTTTTTGATCGCGACCCGTCAGGAAGGCGTCAACGACGGCAAGCTCGAGGTCTATTCGCCGAACTCACCGTTGGGCGGTGCGCTGATCGACGCCAAGGTGGGCGAGACCCGCAGCTACAAGGTGCCCAGCGGCAACACCGTCGAGGTGACGCTGGTCAGCGCGGAGCCCTACCACTCCTGATTTCCCTGCGCGAGCTCCCGCGCGAGCAGACGCGAAATCGCACGCGCGGGGTCCGCGCCGTGCGATTTCGCGTCTGCTCGCGGTAATTAGGTGAGCGCCTGGTCCAAATCGGCCAACAGATCCGCAACATCCTCGATTCCCACCGAAAGCCGGACGAGATCGTCGGGAACCTCCAGCTGGGATCCCGCCGTGGATGCGTGCGTCATGGCACTGGGGTGCTCGATAAGTGACTCCACCCCTCCCAGCGATTCGGCCAGGATGAACACGCGGGTCTGAGCGCACAATTTCTCGGCGGCCGCACGCCCGCCGCGCATCCGCACCGAGACCATGCCACCGAAACCACGCATCTGCCGGGCGGCAACCTCATGCCCGGGGTGACCGGGCAGACCGGGATACAGCACGCCGCTTACCGCGGGATGGCCCGCCAGGAAATCCGCAACCGCCGCGGCGTTTTCGCTGTGCCGCTGCATCCGCAGCACCAGCGTCTTCAGGCCGCGCAGGGTGAGGTAGGCGTCGAACGGCCCGGGCACGGCGCCGGCCCCGTTCTGCAGAAACGCGAACGCCCGGTCCAGCTCTTCGTCGTTGGTCACAAGGGCGCCCCCGACGACGTCGGAGTGGCCGCCGATGTACTTGGTGGTCGAATGCAACACCACGTCTGCACCGAGCGTCAGCGGCTGCTGCAGCGCAGGGGAAGCAAAGGTGTTGTCCACCAACACTTTTGCCGAGCTGTCGGCGCCGATCTGAGCGATTCCGCTGATATCGGCGATCGACAGCAGCGGGTTGGTGGGCGTCTCAACCCAGATCAGTCGCGTCTGCGGGTTGATCGCGGCCCGCACGGCGTCCAGGTCCGACAGCGCCACCGGGGTGTACGCGATGCCCCATTGCGTGAACACCTTGTCGATCAGCCGGAACGTGCCGCCATAGGCGTCGTCGGGGATGACGACGTGGTCGCCGGGGCGCAGGAGCGCCCGTAGCGCACAGTCGGTGGCAGCCATGCCGGAACTGAACGCCCGCCCGTAAGTGCCGTCCTCCACCGCGGCCAGCGAGGCCTCCAGCGCCGAGCGGGTCGGGTTGCCGGTGCGCGCGTATTCGAACCCGCCACGCAGACCGCCGACCCCGTCCTGGGCGAAGGTGCTGCTGGCATAGATAGGTGTGTTGACGGCGCCGGTCGCCGGGTCGGGGCGGTAGCCGGCGTGGATGGCTTTGGTGGCAAGTCCGTTGAATGCGTGGTCGTCGCTCATCGACCGCCAGCCTAATCGCGCAACCGCGCGCTGTTGACGCTGCGGTGAGGGAGCGGAAGTGCGAGCAGCCTCGGCCCTCACCGCAGAGTCAACGCCGTCAGAGCGGCAGGCACACCGTCGTCATGATCTTGTCCGCCAGGGTCTGACGCTTGCTGTCCCACAGCGGGAACAAAAACCCGACGTAGCAGATGATCGCGTCGACGAAGTGCGCGAGTTGCCGCACCAGTGACATCCCGAAACCGAGCGGCACTCCGGTGACCTCGCTGACCACCTTGAACTTCAGGATGGACTTGCCGATGCTCGAGCCGGTCGTGCCCTGCCGGTATCCGTAGTTCCAGACCACGTACGCCAGGATCAGCAGCGACGCCAGGCCCTGCGCCAAAGTCCCGATGATCGACCCCTGGGTGTAGCAGTACTGCGCGACGTCGTACTGGTTGACGCTGGTGACGCATGACTCCTCTTGCGTGAGCATGTCGATCACCTGCGCGATGCCCAGGACGACGATGACCGGGGCGTAGTCGATCAGAAAGGCCAGGAAACGGGTGATCCAGGGCGTGTAGGCATCCGTCGACAACCCCTTGACCGCAGGTCCGGGCGGCGGTGGCGCGTACCCCCCGGCCGCTGGAGGAGGCGGCGGATAGCCGCCCGCGGGCGGTGGCGGCGGCGGAGGAGGAGGTGCTGATCCCCCGACGGACTGCGAGAAGTCGCCACTGCTGCCCGGAGGCGGCGGCGCGGACGGCGGAAGGTGCCCACCCGAGGGCGCGGCGCCAGAGGAGCCAGGGGGCGGCGGCGGTGGCGGGTAGGACCCGCCGGGCTGATCGGTCATTGGGCAACCTTCCGAGCTTCCAAGAGCGGACTTTGCTGAACTCAGCCGGATACAGTACCGCAGCACCGAGAGCTACGTCACAGCCGCACTAGCGCCGTCGCGTTCCTTCGGAGAGGAAGCCCAGCAGGTCGTAGCGGGTGATCACGCCGACCGGTTTGCCCTCCTCGACGACCATCAGGGCGTCCTGATCGCGTAACGCCTTGCCGGCGACGCTGACCATTTCCCCGGCGCCGATCAGCCGCAGCGGCGGGCTCATGTGCTGCTTGACCGCGTCGGCCAGCTTGGCCCGACCCTCGAACACCGCCGACAGCAGTTCGCGTTCGGAGACGCTGCCGGCGACCTCCCCGGCCATCACCGGCGGCTCAGCCCCCACCACCGGCATCTGCGACACCCCGTACTCCCGCAGGATCCCGATGGCGTCGCGCACGGTCTCCGAGGGATGGGTGTGCACCAGGTCGGGCAGCGCGCCGGACTTGCGGCGCAACACGTCGCCAACCGTCGACTCGGCGGCCGAGCCGTCGAGCCGGCTGCGCAGGAATCCGTACGACGACATCCAGGCGTCGTTGAAGATCTTCGCCATGTAGCCGCGGCCGCCGTCGGGCAGCAGCACCACGATCACCGCGTCGGGCCCGGCGTGCTCGGCCACCTTCAGGGCGGCGACGACGGCCATCCCGCACGATCCGCCGACGAGCATGGCCTCCTCGCGGGCCAGCCGTCTGGTCATCTCGAAGGAGTCGGAGTCCGAGACGGCGATGATCTCGTCGGGCACCGACGGGTCGTAGGCCGCCGGCCAGAAATCCTCACCGACACCCTCGACCAGATAGGGCCGCCCGGTGCCACCGGAGTAGACCGATCCCTC
It contains:
- a CDS encoding DUF4307 domain-containing protein, with amino-acid sequence MTEDSFARPEARYGRDRLSRKTRRRVVIGLTVLVLAAGVGIAIVAYRQIGSGPVKGTLAGYEVIDDQTASVTISVYRSDPSRPVDCIVRIRSKDGSETGRREVLVPPAGQNTVQVTTTLKSSKPPAMADVYGCGADVPGYLRSQ
- the greA gene encoding transcription elongation factor GreA, producing MTDTQVTWLTQESHDRLKAELDQLIANRPIIAAEINDRREEGDLRENGGYHAAREEQGQQEARIRQLQDLLNNAKVGEAPKQSGVALPGSVVKVYYNGDEDDSETFLIATRQEGVNDGKLEVYSPNSPLGGALIDAKVGETRSYKVPSGNTVEVTLVSAEPYHS
- a CDS encoding cystathionine gamma-synthase gives rise to the protein MSDDHAFNGLATKAIHAGYRPDPATGAVNTPIYASSTFAQDGVGGLRGGFEYARTGNPTRSALEASLAAVEDGTYGRAFSSGMAATDCALRALLRPGDHVVIPDDAYGGTFRLIDKVFTQWGIAYTPVALSDLDAVRAAINPQTRLIWVETPTNPLLSIADISGIAQIGADSSAKVLVDNTFASPALQQPLTLGADVVLHSTTKYIGGHSDVVGGALVTNDEELDRAFAFLQNGAGAVPGPFDAYLTLRGLKTLVLRMQRHSENAAAVADFLAGHPAVSGVLYPGLPGHPGHEVAARQMRGFGGMVSVRMRGGRAAAEKLCAQTRVFILAESLGGVESLIEHPSAMTHASTAGSQLEVPDDLVRLSVGIEDVADLLADLDQALT
- a CDS encoding cystathionine beta-synthase, which gives rise to MRIAQHLSDLIGGTPLVRLNSVVPEGAGIVAAKVEYLNPGGSSKDRIAERMIDAAEASGELRPGGTIVEPTSGNTGVGLALVAQRRGYKCVFVCPDKVGEDKRNVLRAYGAEVVVCPTAVPPEDPDSYYSVSDRLVREIEGAWKPDQYSNPEGPASHYATTGPEIWADTDGKVTHFVAGIGTGGTITGAGRYLKEVSDGRVRVIGADPEGSVYSGGTGRPYLVEGVGEDFWPAAYDPSVPDEIIAVSDSDSFEMTRRLAREEAMLVGGSCGMAVVAALKVAEHAGPDAVIVVLLPDGGRGYMAKIFNDAWMSSYGFLRSRLDGSAAESTVGDVLRRKSGALPDLVHTHPSETVRDAIGILREYGVSQMPVVGAEPPVMAGEVAGSVSERELLSAVFEGRAKLADAVKQHMSPPLRLIGAGEMVSVAGKALRDQDALMVVEEGKPVGVITRYDLLGFLSEGTRRR
- the mca gene encoding mycothiol conjugate amidase Mca, with the protein product MSKLRLMAVHAHPDDESSKGAATLARYADEGHRVMVVTLTGGERGEILNPAMDLPDVHGHIHEIRRDEMAKAAEILGVEHHWLGFIDSGLPKGDPPPPLPEGCFALVPLEESTEALVRVVREFQPHVMITYDENGGYPHPDHIRCHEVSVSAYEAAGDYRRFPDAGEPWSVSKLYYVHGFLRARMQLLQDEFAKNGQEGPFEKWLTHWLPENDHFEKRVTTRVECSAYFGQRDDALIAHATQIDPNAEFFAAPIEWQERLWPTEEFELARSRVPARIPETDLFEGIFEP
- a CDS encoding RDD family protein; the protein is MTDQPGGSYPPPPPPPGSSGAAPSGGHLPPSAPPPPGSSGDFSQSVGGSAPPPPPPPPPAGGYPPPPPAAGGYAPPPPGPAVKGLSTDAYTPWITRFLAFLIDYAPVIVVLGIAQVIDMLTQEESCVTSVNQYDVAQYCYTQGSIIGTLAQGLASLLILAYVVWNYGYRQGTTGSSIGKSILKFKVVSEVTGVPLGFGMSLVRQLAHFVDAIICYVGFLFPLWDSKRQTLADKIMTTVCLPL